In a genomic window of Rhododendron vialii isolate Sample 1 chromosome 12a, ASM3025357v1:
- the LOC131311265 gene encoding xylan glycosyltransferase MUCI21-like isoform X1, which yields MLVGTAGVAALQDFRIRSILPTNPRSMTREPLQNKARSSPAHDLAAQECKYDSLPTMLRASCAQIMKKKNVSTILVVCLLLLLFFYLLNVVVLFYLLNIARVISRSYATRSTTTREDLYTQTYIQEKPWNQVWESPEPTWSITCDTAHFEYDLCYLNRPTVIDPTTSTVSAVDPTNSTPPTVIKTRPYPRKGQPEAMQRTRELTLTTSPLNASCAVTHNSPALIFSAGGFAGNVFHDFNEGWVPLFVTVDEHFVDRDIILAVVDCNDWWLVKYAELFSHFTRHPIVNLDKETAAHCFPSAIVGLKTHGVMIVDPTLQRGPRPKTMLDFRALLANAYDPSLALPSQVLPTFSSDARPKLAFLNRMDTRKLINEADVRQAAEEVGFDVAVFGVTSETLMRDLFRLVDSSHAMVAVHGAGCTHELFLRPGSVFVQIVPINCGWLADMCYGKLAIRLGLEYIVYEAGIHESTLETDDFAVRQAMEPHDPASSLMGNLTNWNRYMSQHVKVDVVRFKRYLKRAYEKAKLFAQKQNSQS from the exons ATGTTGGTCGGTACGGCCGGGGTGGctgcactacaggatttccGAATCCGATCGATACTACCAACAAATCCTCGATCCATGACTCGAGAGCCCTTGCAAAACAAAGCCCGTTCATCGCCTGCACACGACTTAGCAGCTCAGGAATGCAAATACGATTCTCTACCAACTATGCTCCGAGCATCCTGCGCGCAAATCATGAAGAAGAAAAACGTCTCCACGATACTGGTTGTGTGCCTGCTGCTGCTCTTGTTTTTTTACCTTCTCAATGTCGTGGTGCTTTTCTACCTCCTCAACATTGCCCGCGTAATATCTAGATCGTACGCCACACGTTCGACGACCACTCGAG AAGATTTATACACACAAACATACATCCAAGAAAAGCCATGGAATCAGGTCTGGGAGAGCCCGGAGCCCACTTGGTCAATCACATGTGACACTGCTCATTTCGAGTACGATCTGTGTTATCTCAACCGTCCAACCGTGATTGACCCAACGACTTCAACCGTATCTGCAGTGGACCCCACGAACTCAACCCCTCCGACGGTGATAAAGACACGCCCGTATCCTCGTAAAGGGCAACCGGAAGCCATGCAACGCACCCGAGAACTGACGCTCACCACGTCCCCGCTCAACGCTTCATGCGCCGTCACCCACAACAGCCCGGCCCTGATATTCAGCGCGGGCGGGTTCGCGGGGAACGTCTTTCACGACTTCAACGAGGGATGGGTCCCGCTCTTTGTCACGGTGGACGAGCACTTCGTCGACCGCGACATCATCCTTGCGGTCGTCGACTGCAACGATTGGTGGCTGGTCAAGTACGCCGAGCTCTTCTCGCACTTCACGCGCCACCCCATCGTGAACCTCGACAAGGAAACCGCCGCGCATTGCTTCCCGTCGGCGATCGTGGGGCTGAAAACGCACGGCGTCATGATCGTGGACCCCACGCTACAGCGCGGGCCCCGCCCCAAGACCATGCTCGATTTCCGGGCCCTCCTGGCAAACGCATACGATCCAAGCCTAGCCCTTCCCAGCCAAGTGCTACCAACCTTCTCGTCGGACGCCCGACCCAAACTCGCCTTCCTGAACCGGATGGACACCCGGAAACTAATCAACGAAGCGGACGTCCGGCAGGCCGCGGAGGAGGTCGGCTTCGACGTGGCGGTTTTCGGAGTCACATCGGAGACGCTGATGCGCGACCTGTTCAGGCTGGTCGACAGCAGTCACGCGATGGTCGCGGTCCACGGAGCAGGTTGCACCCACGAGCTGTTTCTGCGACCCGGATCCGTTTTCGTGCAAATCGTCCCGATCAACTGCGGGTGGCTGGCGGATATGTGCTACGGGAAGCTGGCGATTCGGCTGGGGTTGGAGTACATAGTTTACGAGGCAGGGATTCACGAGAGCACGTTGGAAACGGATGATTTCGCGGTGAGGCAAGCGATGGAGCCGCACGACCCGGCGTCGAGTTTGATGGGTAACCTGACCAACTGGAACAGGTACATGAGCCAGCATGTGAAGGTTGATGTGGTCAGGTTCAAGAGGTATTTGAAGAGAGCTTATGAGAAGGCTAAGCTATTTGCTCAGAAACAGAATTCCCAAAGTTAA
- the LOC131311265 gene encoding xylan glycosyltransferase MUCI21-like isoform X2 has translation MLVGTAGVAALQDFRIRSILPTNPRSMTREPLQNKARSSPAHDLAAQECKYDSLPTMLRASCAQIMKKKNVSTILVVCLLLLLFFYLLNVVVLFYLLNIARVISRSYATRSTTTRDLYTQTYIQEKPWNQVWESPEPTWSITCDTAHFEYDLCYLNRPTVIDPTTSTVSAVDPTNSTPPTVIKTRPYPRKGQPEAMQRTRELTLTTSPLNASCAVTHNSPALIFSAGGFAGNVFHDFNEGWVPLFVTVDEHFVDRDIILAVVDCNDWWLVKYAELFSHFTRHPIVNLDKETAAHCFPSAIVGLKTHGVMIVDPTLQRGPRPKTMLDFRALLANAYDPSLALPSQVLPTFSSDARPKLAFLNRMDTRKLINEADVRQAAEEVGFDVAVFGVTSETLMRDLFRLVDSSHAMVAVHGAGCTHELFLRPGSVFVQIVPINCGWLADMCYGKLAIRLGLEYIVYEAGIHESTLETDDFAVRQAMEPHDPASSLMGNLTNWNRYMSQHVKVDVVRFKRYLKRAYEKAKLFAQKQNSQS, from the exons ATGTTGGTCGGTACGGCCGGGGTGGctgcactacaggatttccGAATCCGATCGATACTACCAACAAATCCTCGATCCATGACTCGAGAGCCCTTGCAAAACAAAGCCCGTTCATCGCCTGCACACGACTTAGCAGCTCAGGAATGCAAATACGATTCTCTACCAACTATGCTCCGAGCATCCTGCGCGCAAATCATGAAGAAGAAAAACGTCTCCACGATACTGGTTGTGTGCCTGCTGCTGCTCTTGTTTTTTTACCTTCTCAATGTCGTGGTGCTTTTCTACCTCCTCAACATTGCCCGCGTAATATCTAGATCGTACGCCACACGTTCGACGACCACTCGAG ATTTATACACACAAACATACATCCAAGAAAAGCCATGGAATCAGGTCTGGGAGAGCCCGGAGCCCACTTGGTCAATCACATGTGACACTGCTCATTTCGAGTACGATCTGTGTTATCTCAACCGTCCAACCGTGATTGACCCAACGACTTCAACCGTATCTGCAGTGGACCCCACGAACTCAACCCCTCCGACGGTGATAAAGACACGCCCGTATCCTCGTAAAGGGCAACCGGAAGCCATGCAACGCACCCGAGAACTGACGCTCACCACGTCCCCGCTCAACGCTTCATGCGCCGTCACCCACAACAGCCCGGCCCTGATATTCAGCGCGGGCGGGTTCGCGGGGAACGTCTTTCACGACTTCAACGAGGGATGGGTCCCGCTCTTTGTCACGGTGGACGAGCACTTCGTCGACCGCGACATCATCCTTGCGGTCGTCGACTGCAACGATTGGTGGCTGGTCAAGTACGCCGAGCTCTTCTCGCACTTCACGCGCCACCCCATCGTGAACCTCGACAAGGAAACCGCCGCGCATTGCTTCCCGTCGGCGATCGTGGGGCTGAAAACGCACGGCGTCATGATCGTGGACCCCACGCTACAGCGCGGGCCCCGCCCCAAGACCATGCTCGATTTCCGGGCCCTCCTGGCAAACGCATACGATCCAAGCCTAGCCCTTCCCAGCCAAGTGCTACCAACCTTCTCGTCGGACGCCCGACCCAAACTCGCCTTCCTGAACCGGATGGACACCCGGAAACTAATCAACGAAGCGGACGTCCGGCAGGCCGCGGAGGAGGTCGGCTTCGACGTGGCGGTTTTCGGAGTCACATCGGAGACGCTGATGCGCGACCTGTTCAGGCTGGTCGACAGCAGTCACGCGATGGTCGCGGTCCACGGAGCAGGTTGCACCCACGAGCTGTTTCTGCGACCCGGATCCGTTTTCGTGCAAATCGTCCCGATCAACTGCGGGTGGCTGGCGGATATGTGCTACGGGAAGCTGGCGATTCGGCTGGGGTTGGAGTACATAGTTTACGAGGCAGGGATTCACGAGAGCACGTTGGAAACGGATGATTTCGCGGTGAGGCAAGCGATGGAGCCGCACGACCCGGCGTCGAGTTTGATGGGTAACCTGACCAACTGGAACAGGTACATGAGCCAGCATGTGAAGGTTGATGTGGTCAGGTTCAAGAGGTATTTGAAGAGAGCTTATGAGAAGGCTAAGCTATTTGCTCAGAAACAGAATTCCCAAAGTTAA